A region of Deltaproteobacteria bacterium DNA encodes the following proteins:
- a CDS encoding sulfite exporter TauE/SafE family protein has protein sequence MRRLLKSPWLEVNVMLAVLIICYGAMAIISWGAETPAGGMSGGTIWLWLFGFFLLSFGIALVAVIGGIGGGVLFTPFMLAFTPVDSLIVRATGLIVAMFSGLISTGPFMRGGLASLRVCIFCAAAYGVGAFTGAQGAIYVAKNLGEAGEGAIRLALGIILLSLAVYFVVGGKKIEWPQVKKVDGFTKWLKLSQPYYEFSLGKVIDYPLTRAGGVLAAILGVGLLSGFFGLGAGWAIVPAQNLIMAVPLKVAAANSGVLLGMGDCIAVWPYLLMGAIIPMFAAPWLVGQVLGGLLGALILIKVRAGFVRYLLIGFMFFGCFGLLSKGLYMLGVIGPVPLWATGVAFVIIFGIITRSIIRYTKSEA, from the coding sequence ATGAGAAGGTTGCTTAAATCCCCTTGGCTGGAAGTGAACGTCATGTTGGCGGTGCTCATTATCTGCTACGGAGCGATGGCGATCATATCCTGGGGGGCGGAAACCCCTGCCGGCGGTATGTCCGGAGGAACCATATGGCTATGGCTGTTCGGGTTCTTTCTCCTAAGCTTCGGCATCGCGCTGGTCGCCGTGATCGGAGGCATTGGAGGAGGGGTCCTGTTTACGCCCTTCATGTTGGCGTTCACGCCCGTTGACAGCCTGATCGTGAGAGCTACAGGACTCATCGTAGCCATGTTCAGCGGTCTGATATCCACAGGCCCCTTCATGCGGGGAGGTTTGGCCAGCCTCAGAGTCTGCATCTTTTGCGCGGCCGCCTATGGGGTCGGCGCCTTTACGGGGGCCCAAGGAGCCATCTATGTGGCCAAGAATTTGGGGGAGGCCGGCGAGGGTGCTATCAGGCTTGCTCTCGGCATTATCCTCCTGTCCCTTGCCGTATACTTTGTGGTAGGGGGGAAAAAAATAGAATGGCCCCAAGTGAAGAAAGTGGACGGCTTCACTAAATGGCTGAAGCTGTCCCAGCCCTATTATGAATTTTCTCTAGGTAAAGTGATCGATTACCCCCTTACAAGAGCCGGGGGCGTTCTCGCAGCCATCCTGGGGGTCGGTTTGCTCTCCGGTTTTTTCGGTTTGGGCGCCGGTTGGGCCATCGTTCCCGCGCAGAACCTGATCATGGCTGTTCCCCTCAAAGTGGCGGCGGCCAATAGCGGCGTTCTCCTCGGCATGGGGGACTGCATAGCCGTGTGGCCCTACCTTCTAATGGGAGCCATTATCCCCATGTTCGCGGCTCCCTGGCTCGTCGGTCAGGTGTTGGGAGGGTTGCTGGGGGCGCTGATACTCATCAAAGTCAGAGCCGGATTTGTCAGGTACCTCCTGATCGGCTTCATGTTTTTCGGGTGCTTTGGGCTGCTGAGCAAAGGACTGTACATGCTGGGAGTCATCGGACCGGTTCCGCTCTGGGCCACCGGTGTAGCCTTCGTCATTATTTTTGGGATCATCACCCGATCCATCATCCGATACACCAAGTCCGAAGCGTAA
- a CDS encoding radical SAM protein has product MNILLIYPYPLEDRLQADDVNVVPIGLWYIAAVLKERGHQIEVLNWFDMKNRASDIERELIRRKPDIIGCSILNANRWGGIEIARIAKKIDPNVKVVFGGPTPTCLWEHFLTHFSEIDLVVIGEGERSFLNLIEHLSAGDSEGMESVSGIAFRKEGRCVRTKDADRIELLDELPIPSRYFRYQHVASSRGCVNKCTFCASPSSWDRRIRTHSPDYFVDQIELLVQKGVSFFYVSDDTFTIHRDRVIAICKMILERNLKISWYAISHVGYVDVEILYWMRKAGCIQISYGVESGSEKIRKQLQKHITNDQIRRAFKLTTQYGILARAYLIYGCPGETWETIQETIDLIHDIKPLSVVFYILDIFPGTALYNDMIRRLDLSDDIWLEEIEDIMYWETDPALSKDLVLSFGQKLRSDYHRHLSDFADAVELVDDPELYTTHAEFLSRLGLTFTHGDYAGIEAIPEKEATAARLFERSLAYRPNARAYLGLGTILQKRGEHRESIRLLAEGAARLPDIAELNICLGVSYMNLGRFKEGLECFSKFPNDPQARRHMETCLRALGK; this is encoded by the coding sequence GTGAACATTCTCCTCATCTATCCTTATCCTCTCGAAGACCGGCTCCAGGCCGACGATGTCAATGTCGTTCCCATCGGCCTCTGGTACATTGCCGCCGTTTTGAAGGAAAGAGGGCACCAGATCGAAGTGCTGAATTGGTTTGACATGAAAAACCGGGCATCCGACATCGAGCGGGAGTTGATCCGCAGAAAGCCGGACATCATCGGATGCTCGATATTGAACGCCAACCGCTGGGGCGGTATTGAAATCGCGCGCATAGCCAAGAAGATCGATCCCAACGTCAAGGTTGTTTTCGGTGGACCAACGCCCACCTGCCTGTGGGAGCATTTTCTCACTCATTTTTCTGAAATCGATCTGGTCGTAATAGGCGAAGGCGAGCGATCGTTTCTGAACCTGATCGAGCACCTTTCCGCCGGTGACTCTGAAGGAATGGAAAGCGTCAGCGGTATCGCCTTCAGAAAGGAAGGAAGATGCGTTCGCACGAAGGATGCCGACCGCATCGAGCTTTTGGACGAGCTGCCTATTCCGTCCCGGTATTTTCGCTACCAACATGTGGCATCTTCTCGCGGCTGTGTGAACAAGTGCACTTTTTGCGCGTCGCCTTCCTCCTGGGACAGGAGAATCCGGACTCATTCGCCGGACTATTTTGTCGATCAGATCGAACTCCTCGTACAAAAGGGCGTTTCGTTTTTCTATGTATCGGATGATACGTTTACCATCCATCGAGACCGTGTTATCGCCATCTGCAAGATGATCCTCGAACGAAACCTGAAGATCTCCTGGTACGCCATATCCCATGTCGGATACGTGGACGTAGAAATTCTGTACTGGATGCGAAAAGCGGGTTGCATACAGATCAGCTATGGTGTTGAAAGCGGATCCGAAAAGATCCGGAAACAGCTTCAAAAGCATATCACCAACGATCAGATCCGGAGAGCTTTCAAGCTCACCACCCAATACGGCATCCTTGCCCGCGCCTACCTGATTTATGGGTGTCCGGGCGAGACATGGGAGACCATACAGGAAACCATCGATCTGATTCACGACATCAAGCCACTCAGCGTTGTTTTTTATATTCTGGATATCTTCCCGGGAACGGCTCTCTACAACGATATGATCCGACGGCTAGACCTCAGCGACGATATCTGGCTGGAGGAGATCGAGGATATCATGTACTGGGAAACCGATCCCGCTCTGTCGAAGGACCTGGTGCTGTCTTTCGGACAGAAACTGCGATCGGATTACCATCGCCACCTCTCGGATTTTGCGGACGCGGTCGAACTCGTAGACGATCCGGAGCTGTATACCACGCATGCCGAGTTTCTCTCGAGGCTGGGTTTGACGTTCACCCACGGGGATTATGCCGGAATCGAGGCGATTCCCGAGAAAGAAGCCACGGCCGCGAGGCTGTTCGAACGCTCTCTGGCTTACCGTCCCAACGCAAGAGCCTATCTTGGGTTGGGAACGATCCTACAGAAACGCGGTGAACACAGGGAATCGATTCGCCTGCTGGCGGAGGGCGCGGCAAGGCTCCCGGACATCGCCGAACTCAATATCTGTCTTGGGGTCAGCTATATGAATCTGGGTCGTTTCAAAGAAGGACTCGAGTGCTTCTCGAAATTTCCGAACGATCCCCAGGCTCGACGCCACATGGAAACATGCCTTCGGGCGCTCGGGAAGTGA
- a CDS encoding VWA domain-containing protein gives MCDVSRGKHTDRGSGPSSWMSGRVLWAVWLLMAFLASTGWVVRGLCLEVTTSPEASMPVPTASVFIPERTESSSACNDSDDLHELLERTDARLGESLVRFPYSLVDRKSRKAEPSLAPNLFPRGSDPGTGSLLLKKMDAEVRIVGPIAQVKLHQVFQNTGANAVDADYLFPASAGAAVHEVRVRIGERFIEARMQKRDQAGMQFEQAESKNRTVSFIEQEWPNVFLMNVVHIMPGDSVQVELNYSEPVFPQNEVYEFTLPAVPESEREGRLDPIRERGIPNRYAIKGESVPYDFDIAVQLLTAVPIKTISSPSHRISVFYRSQNSARIHLDQERKGNKDFVLRYTLAGVQIESGVMMYQGAEENYIAVFMEPPERPSGFRIPSREFIFVIDVSESMKGFPLETAKVLMERLLMDLKASDLLNVVLFAGNSAVLNSSGSVNATEENIRQAISLLDGPSGDDGTGLMTALRAAYSIPRPESHVSRSLVVITDGYVDAEAQVFKFVREHLDEANLFVFGIGVSVNRALVGSLARAGQGKPFVALSSDQAAAEAEKFRAYIKNPVLTQASVTFEGFDVHDQIPMKLPDLMAQRPIVVIAKYRGAPSGRVRISGFTGEERYLESLEASPFIAGPENAPIVELWARKWLELLEDQYLLLPHVKELEEAVTRLGLCHDLPATVTRLMAADYQMGHADGSTQPMKQTLPSSRRPSQSEPESGIKDQFPSSKTRKPLSPEVAAIAGSIRQQAQETSELTGEPPADEAVRETPKVVETFFLFTSNNLENPTALEKAVRDSVRPAAERCASSPAALTFRVEVDGYGTVIGATISQGSGERDTDACIIQGLPGIVTESRPFEADYGSLEVTLHIKME, from the coding sequence ATGTGTGATGTGTCCCGCGGGAAACACACGGACCGAGGCTCCGGCCCAAGTTCGTGGATGTCCGGACGCGTTCTTTGGGCCGTCTGGCTTCTTATGGCCTTTCTGGCATCGACAGGCTGGGTGGTTCGCGGCCTGTGCCTTGAAGTAACGACTTCCCCGGAAGCGTCGATGCCTGTCCCTACCGCCTCGGTTTTCATCCCGGAACGAACGGAATCCTCATCCGCATGCAATGACTCGGACGATCTACACGAGTTATTGGAAAGAACCGATGCTCGACTGGGAGAATCACTAGTCCGGTTCCCCTATTCTCTGGTGGATCGGAAGAGTAGAAAGGCCGAACCTTCATTGGCCCCGAACCTGTTCCCTCGCGGGAGCGATCCGGGAACAGGTTCGCTCCTGCTGAAAAAAATGGACGCTGAAGTACGGATTGTGGGTCCCATCGCTCAGGTCAAGTTGCATCAGGTGTTCCAGAATACGGGCGCCAATGCCGTCGACGCGGACTACCTGTTTCCGGCGTCCGCAGGCGCCGCCGTTCATGAAGTTCGGGTGCGCATCGGTGAGCGATTCATTGAAGCGCGAATGCAGAAGCGGGATCAAGCCGGCATGCAATTCGAGCAGGCTGAATCCAAGAATAGAACCGTTTCCTTCATCGAGCAGGAATGGCCGAACGTGTTCCTGATGAACGTAGTTCATATCATGCCGGGTGATTCGGTTCAGGTGGAGCTGAACTATTCCGAACCCGTCTTTCCTCAAAATGAGGTGTACGAGTTCACCCTCCCCGCCGTGCCCGAATCCGAGCGCGAAGGAAGGCTGGATCCGATCCGTGAGCGAGGGATTCCAAATCGCTATGCTATTAAGGGAGAAAGCGTTCCCTACGATTTCGATATCGCCGTGCAACTACTCACCGCGGTTCCAATCAAAACCATTTCGTCTCCTTCCCACAGAATATCCGTGTTCTATCGTTCCCAGAACAGCGCGCGGATTCATCTCGACCAGGAACGAAAAGGAAACAAGGACTTTGTCCTTCGATATACGTTGGCGGGAGTACAAATCGAGAGCGGTGTCATGATGTATCAAGGGGCGGAGGAGAACTATATTGCGGTTTTTATGGAACCCCCCGAGCGTCCCTCCGGCTTTCGTATTCCTTCCCGCGAATTCATATTCGTGATAGACGTGTCCGAATCCATGAAGGGATTTCCGCTGGAGACGGCAAAGGTGCTGATGGAGCGGCTCCTTATGGACCTTAAGGCGTCAGATTTGCTTAACGTCGTGCTTTTCGCGGGAAACTCGGCGGTCTTGAATTCGAGCGGATCGGTCAACGCGACCGAAGAAAACATTCGTCAAGCCATATCCTTGCTCGATGGCCCCTCAGGAGACGATGGAACAGGCCTCATGACCGCGCTCCGGGCGGCATACTCCATCCCGCGACCCGAGAGTCACGTCTCCCGATCCCTCGTGGTCATTACGGACGGTTACGTGGACGCGGAGGCCCAGGTATTCAAGTTCGTGCGGGAACATCTCGACGAGGCGAATCTTTTCGTTTTCGGGATCGGAGTGAGCGTGAATCGCGCTCTGGTAGGAAGTTTGGCCCGCGCGGGGCAGGGAAAGCCTTTTGTTGCATTGAGTTCGGATCAGGCGGCGGCCGAAGCGGAAAAGTTCAGGGCCTACATCAAGAACCCGGTGCTCACACAGGCCTCCGTGACGTTCGAAGGGTTCGATGTCCACGATCAAATTCCGATGAAGTTACCCGATTTGATGGCCCAAAGACCCATTGTAGTTATCGCAAAATACCGCGGTGCACCCTCCGGACGTGTCCGAATCTCGGGTTTCACGGGAGAAGAACGCTACCTGGAAAGTCTCGAAGCTTCTCCGTTCATTGCCGGACCGGAAAACGCTCCCATTGTGGAACTGTGGGCCCGGAAGTGGCTGGAACTCCTCGAGGATCAGTACCTCTTGTTGCCGCATGTGAAGGAACTCGAGGAGGCTGTAACCCGATTAGGCCTTTGCCATGATCTGCCTGCGACTGTTACCCGGTTGATGGCGGCTGACTACCAAATGGGACACGCAGACGGAAGCACCCAGCCGATGAAGCAAACCCTCCCGTCGTCTCGAAGACCGTCACAATCGGAGCCTGAAAGCGGTATCAAAGATCAGTTTCCATCTTCAAAGACACGCAAGCCTTTGTCGCCTGAAGTCGCGGCGATAGCCGGCAGCATCCGGCAGCAGGCTCAGGAGACGTCGGAGCTTACCGGCGAGCCGCCTGCGGACGAGGCCGTACGAGAAACGCCAAAGGTCGTGGAAACGTTTTTTCTATTTACCTCAAATAACCTGGAAAATCCGACGGCGTTAGAGAAGGCCGTCCGAGACTCCGTCCGGCCCGCCGCAGAACGATGCGCCTCTTCTCCCGCAGCGCTGACGTTCAGGGTCGAAGTCGACGGGTACGGCACAGTAATTGGGGCGACGATTTCGCAAGGCAGCGGAGAACGGGACACGGACGCTTGCATCATTCAGGGACTTCCAGGGATCGTCACCGAGAGCCGCCCTTTCGAAGCCGACTACGGCTCACTGGAAGTCACCTTGCACATCAAAATGGAATGA
- a CDS encoding EF2563 family selenium-dependent molybdenum hydroxylase system protein: protein MKDLVILVLGAGEMASATAHRLFRCHFKLLLTEIEEPLAVRRAVSFCEAVYEGSQTVEGVTAVRIDRIEDAQKIRDSGRLPILVQGPYDPPPFRPDVIIDATLRKHNFGLTMDDASMVIALGPGFTAGNDVHVVVETNRGHNLGRLIFEGTADPDTGVPGSIAGYDKERVLRSPAEGIFMSNVRLGDRVEQGQEVAEVAGKPVTSAVSGVLRGLIRPGIRVSKGMKVGDVDPRGDIGYLSTISDKARNISGSVTEAILNRFNQ, encoded by the coding sequence CTGAAAGACCTCGTTATCCTGGTTCTCGGAGCCGGTGAAATGGCTTCGGCAACGGCGCACCGGTTATTCAGATGCCATTTCAAACTTCTGCTGACGGAAATCGAGGAGCCCCTGGCTGTCCGGAGAGCCGTTAGTTTCTGCGAGGCCGTGTATGAAGGTTCTCAGACAGTGGAGGGCGTGACCGCGGTGCGCATTGACCGTATCGAAGATGCGCAAAAGATCCGGGACAGTGGCCGCCTGCCGATTCTCGTGCAAGGCCCTTACGATCCGCCCCCTTTCAGACCGGATGTGATCATCGACGCCACCCTGCGTAAGCATAATTTTGGCCTGACAATGGACGACGCCTCAATGGTCATCGCACTGGGACCCGGATTTACAGCGGGCAATGATGTACACGTCGTAGTTGAGACCAACAGAGGTCACAACCTGGGACGACTGATATTCGAGGGAACCGCCGATCCGGACACGGGAGTTCCCGGAAGTATCGCCGGGTACGACAAAGAGCGGGTGTTGCGGTCGCCGGCGGAAGGAATATTTATGTCGAACGTCCGGCTCGGGGATCGTGTAGAGCAGGGTCAGGAAGTGGCCGAGGTCGCGGGAAAACCCGTCACATCGGCTGTGAGCGGCGTTCTTCGAGGCCTCATCCGCCCGGGAATCCGCGTAAGCAAAGGGATGAAGGTTGGGGACGTTGATCCGAGAGGCGATATCGGCTACCTTAGCACGATTTCCGATAAGGCGAGGAATATATCCGGATCCGTGACAGAGGCCATCTTGAATCGATTCAACCAGTGA
- a CDS encoding molybdopterin-binding protein has translation MRKIATQDAVGRPLGHDVTKIIPGSFKGVAFRKGHIISEQDVEELLSIGKYSIYVMEMPEGYIHEDEAGVRLARAFAAEDIDLVGPKEGKVTFVSRVNGLLKIRVDALTRINLTEDVMLSTLHTYTPVKPDEQVGATRIIPLTIPETVISEIETTCAREDKIIRVMPYLHKHVGALVTGTEIVEGRIRDGFDESVGAKVGGYGQVVLEKRMARDDPEEISSNIRRLKEHGMDIILITAGLSVDPDDATVMGVKQAGAQVVFYGTPILPGAMFLYARLGETAILGLPACVFFHKTTAFDVFFPRILAGENIKKEQVAALGHGGYCRNCEECRYPVCGFGK, from the coding sequence ATGCGAAAGATAGCTACGCAGGACGCAGTGGGAAGACCTCTCGGGCATGATGTAACCAAGATCATTCCCGGCTCATTCAAGGGTGTGGCTTTCCGAAAAGGCCACATTATTTCCGAACAGGATGTCGAGGAACTTCTCTCCATCGGCAAATATTCCATCTATGTGATGGAAATGCCCGAAGGCTATATCCACGAAGACGAAGCAGGGGTAAGACTTGCACGGGCCTTTGCAGCGGAGGACATTGATCTTGTGGGTCCGAAAGAGGGTAAAGTCACTTTCGTGAGCCGTGTAAACGGCTTACTGAAAATTCGCGTTGACGCGTTGACGAGAATCAACCTGACAGAAGACGTGATGTTGTCCACGCTCCACACCTACACGCCGGTCAAACCCGATGAGCAAGTAGGAGCCACACGGATTATCCCTCTGACCATACCTGAAACCGTCATCTCCGAGATTGAGACAACCTGCGCAAGGGAGGATAAGATTATCCGAGTGATGCCTTACTTGCATAAGCACGTAGGGGCGCTTGTCACGGGGACCGAGATCGTTGAAGGCCGGATCAGGGACGGCTTCGATGAGTCCGTGGGTGCGAAGGTCGGCGGATACGGACAGGTGGTTCTGGAAAAGCGTATGGCTCGAGACGATCCGGAGGAGATCTCCTCCAACATCCGACGGCTGAAAGAGCACGGCATGGACATCATTCTGATAACCGCCGGTCTGTCCGTGGACCCGGACGATGCGACGGTTATGGGGGTGAAACAAGCTGGGGCCCAGGTCGTCTTTTACGGCACCCCCATTTTGCCCGGAGCCATGTTCCTATACGCCCGATTGGGAGAAACGGCTATTCTGGGATTGCCGGCGTGCGTTTTTTTCCATAAGACCACGGCCTTCGATGTGTTTTTCCCTCGCATTCTGGCCGGAGAAAACATAAAGAAGGAACAGGTAGCTGCGCTCGGTCATGGGGGGTACTGCAGGAATTGTGAAGAATGCCGTTATCCGGTGTGTGGCTTTGGAAAGTAA
- a CDS encoding VWA domain-containing protein produces MASPVSKEPQQHSIESGLTTRVIQFGRVLRSHGIPVTTGRVVDAIQGLEHVEIGRRAQFKELLACVLVSNRRDLELFYRLFDAYWRRRPPDDSDESDAEKGAEAKPRTPVFPEILGVAPQDSDQLQLALFRAGLEENTAEKPFQDLSAEELFSVEQAVKQLARVIGTRISRRSRCSAKPGKLDFARTMRKSFRSWGEPVELKFKRRKRRKTRIHLLLDISGSMDAYGRFFLLFGHALARSVPRTRVFVFSTRLTEVTSLFRDSEWPRIFNKMTSSEFNWGGGTDMGNCFRYFNRNYATRFSGERTELFIAGDGWDRGDPEELENQMSLMKRSCNKLFWLNPLMAFPGYTPTCLGIRTVLPYVDALLPFYNVITLWKVLRLLETEVRAIEAQTRRMYS; encoded by the coding sequence ATGGCTTCACCGGTATCGAAAGAACCGCAACAGCATTCGATTGAATCAGGACTGACGACCCGTGTGATTCAATTCGGACGGGTGTTGCGCTCTCACGGCATTCCCGTGACCACGGGTCGCGTTGTAGACGCCATTCAAGGACTGGAGCATGTAGAAATAGGCCGGCGGGCCCAATTCAAAGAACTGCTGGCGTGCGTTCTCGTCTCCAATCGCCGGGATTTGGAGCTGTTTTACAGACTCTTCGATGCTTACTGGCGCCGTCGACCTCCGGACGACTCGGACGAATCCGATGCTGAAAAGGGCGCCGAAGCGAAGCCTCGCACCCCCGTGTTCCCCGAGATTTTGGGGGTGGCGCCCCAGGACTCCGATCAGCTTCAGCTAGCTCTTTTTCGGGCCGGGTTGGAAGAAAACACGGCGGAAAAACCGTTTCAGGATCTTTCAGCGGAGGAACTGTTTTCTGTCGAGCAGGCGGTGAAGCAACTCGCCCGCGTCATAGGAACCCGAATAAGCCGAAGGAGCCGATGCTCGGCCAAGCCCGGAAAACTCGACTTTGCCCGCACCATGCGCAAGTCTTTCCGATCCTGGGGAGAACCCGTGGAACTGAAGTTCAAGCGCAGGAAGCGTCGCAAGACCCGCATTCACCTGCTGCTCGACATCAGCGGCTCGATGGACGCCTATGGGCGCTTCTTTTTGCTGTTTGGTCACGCTTTGGCTCGGTCCGTTCCAAGAACTCGAGTCTTTGTGTTTTCCACCCGCCTGACCGAGGTGACCTCGCTCTTCAGGGATTCGGAATGGCCTCGGATTTTCAACAAAATGACGTCTTCCGAGTTCAACTGGGGCGGCGGCACCGATATGGGAAACTGTTTTCGCTATTTCAACCGGAACTACGCGACCCGCTTCAGTGGGGAGAGAACCGAGCTGTTCATTGCCGGGGACGGTTGGGATCGGGGGGATCCGGAGGAACTCGAGAACCAGATGTCCCTGATGAAACGAAGCTGCAACAAGCTGTTCTGGCTGAATCCTCTGATGGCCTTTCCCGGATATACTCCGACCTGTCTGGGAATCCGCACCGTGCTGCCTTACGTGGACGCGCTTCTCCCTTTCTATAATGTGATCACGTTGTGGAAGGTTTTGAGGCTGCTCGAAACGGAAGTCCGGGCCATCGAGGCTCAAACACGAAGGATGTATTCGTGA
- a CDS encoding MoxR family ATPase has translation MRMESIEQVQTLLSSHLYVADERLATVIYLSLKLKKPLFLEGETGVGKTEVGKVLSEALKRRLIRLQCYEGLDQSSALYEWNYPKQLLQVRMDQEKRCGPGDWTDIFTPDFLIGRPLLDAVQSGARGEPPVLLIDEIDRADDEFEAFLLEFLSEFQVTIPEIGTIRAKDSPLVVITSNRTREVHEALKRRCLYHWIEYPTLEKEMEIIRLRLPHVNEHLARQISEFMKKVRSMDFIKRPGVAESLDWAEALVTLHREHLDAKTVSETLACVFKYREDLQRFDQCVTEIMSDPSPTSAG, from the coding sequence ATGCGGATGGAATCCATCGAGCAAGTGCAAACGCTGTTGAGTTCCCACCTGTATGTGGCCGATGAACGCCTCGCCACAGTGATCTACCTTTCTTTGAAATTGAAGAAACCCCTTTTTCTCGAAGGAGAAACAGGGGTCGGCAAAACGGAAGTGGGTAAGGTATTATCCGAGGCTTTGAAGCGAAGGCTGATTCGGCTCCAATGTTATGAAGGGCTGGATCAGAGCAGCGCTCTGTACGAATGGAACTACCCCAAACAGTTGCTTCAGGTAAGGATGGATCAGGAAAAACGATGCGGGCCCGGCGATTGGACCGATATTTTCACCCCCGACTTTCTGATCGGTCGTCCCTTGCTGGATGCGGTTCAGAGCGGCGCCCGAGGCGAGCCTCCCGTGCTTCTGATCGATGAGATCGACCGCGCGGACGACGAGTTCGAAGCATTTCTGCTCGAGTTCCTGTCGGAATTTCAGGTGACCATCCCGGAAATCGGAACCATTCGAGCCAAGGACTCCCCGCTGGTGGTTATCACTTCGAACCGCACCCGCGAGGTGCACGAAGCACTGAAACGGCGCTGCCTCTATCACTGGATCGAGTATCCGACGCTGGAAAAAGAAATGGAAATTATCCGGTTACGGCTACCCCACGTGAACGAGCATTTGGCGCGGCAGATTTCCGAATTTATGAAGAAAGTCCGATCCATGGACTTCATCAAACGTCCGGGCGTGGCGGAATCGCTGGACTGGGCGGAAGCGCTTGTCACCCTGCATCGAGAGCACCTGGACGCAAAAACCGTATCCGAGACTCTGGCCTGTGTATTCAAATACCGGGAAGACCTCCAGCGTTTCGACCAGTGCGTCACCGAAATCATGTCGGACCCTAGCCCGACTTCCGCCGGTTAG
- a CDS encoding zinc ABC transporter substrate-binding protein — translation MRRIRLAMNTAALLLILASPTITGAAQRMPVFVSIAPQAYFVNKIGEGLVETWVMVEPGAQPHTYEPKPKQMIALSRAKIYFAVGIEFETVWLDRFQAVNPDMKIVHTDADIRKFPMEEEHHPHDEKEDRTGGPSMEAPKTTHDQQHTHGVSDPHTWLSPPLALLQSRAIVCALVAEDPAHRDTYEANYRRLSVEILDLDAEIRNIFVGKQRKIEFMVFHPAWGYFARAYGLEQIPVEVEGKEPKPLQLKELIERAKAKNIKVVFVQPQFSTRSADTIANALGGHVAFADPLASDWAKNLRDLAVKFESELR, via the coding sequence ATGAGACGGATTCGCTTGGCGATGAACACAGCTGCGTTATTACTTATTTTAGCGTCTCCCACAATAACGGGGGCGGCTCAACGGATGCCCGTATTTGTCAGCATTGCTCCCCAGGCCTATTTTGTGAACAAGATAGGCGAAGGGCTCGTTGAAACCTGGGTGATGGTCGAGCCCGGCGCCCAACCCCATACTTACGAGCCCAAGCCGAAACAGATGATCGCTCTTTCCAGGGCCAAGATCTATTTCGCTGTGGGCATCGAATTTGAAACCGTTTGGCTCGATCGGTTCCAGGCCGTCAACCCGGACATGAAGATCGTTCACACGGACGCCGACATCCGCAAGTTCCCCATGGAAGAGGAACACCACCCGCATGATGAAAAAGAGGACCGCACCGGCGGGCCTTCAATGGAAGCTCCGAAAACGACCCATGACCAACAGCATACTCATGGCGTCAGCGATCCGCATACATGGCTCTCCCCCCCTTTGGCCCTTCTCCAGTCCCGGGCCATCGTTTGCGCGCTGGTTGCTGAAGATCCTGCTCATAGAGACACATACGAGGCCAACTACCGGCGTCTGTCCGTTGAAATCCTCGATCTGGACGCTGAAATCAGAAACATATTTGTTGGAAAACAGAGAAAAATAGAGTTTATGGTGTTCCATCCGGCCTGGGGATATTTCGCCCGGGCCTACGGCTTGGAGCAGATTCCCGTCGAAGTTGAAGGCAAAGAACCTAAGCCGTTGCAGCTCAAGGAATTAATTGAACGCGCAAAAGCAAAGAACATCAAGGTCGTATTCGTCCAGCCGCAGTTTTCGACCCGAAGCGCGGATACGATTGCCAACGCCCTGGGAGGACACGTGGCGTTTGCGGATCCTCTTGCCTCCGACTGGGCGAAAAATCTTAGGGATCTGGCGGTAAAATTTGAGTCCGAACTTCGATAG